In one window of Henckelia pumila isolate YLH828 chromosome 1, ASM3356847v2, whole genome shotgun sequence DNA:
- the LOC140871180 gene encoding uncharacterized protein, producing MKVKRAFTSVAYPQGNGQVEVTNRTIIQSLQTRLFGAGKSWVEEVPGVLWAYRTTPRTTTGETPFSLVYGSEAVIPVEIGQISSRVKAYQEGETMDRAQELDLIEEKRERAAIRMEAYRSRIMKAFNQKIKPRDFQIGDLVLKKVNPAGEVKKLEAKWE from the coding sequence ATGAAGGTAAAGCGGGCATTCACCTCTGTAGCCTACCCCCAAGGCAACGGGCAAGTTGAAGTAACTAACAGGACCATCATCCAATCTTTACAGACTCGACTCTTTGGCGCTGGTAAGAGTTGGGTGGAAGAGGTCCCTGGTGTGCTATGGGCTTATCGTACTACCCCCAGGACGACCACAGGAGAAACACCTTTCAGCCTGGTATATGGGTCTGAGGCCGTGATTCCAGTAGAAATTGGACAAATATCTTCCCGGGTGAAAGCCTACCAGGAAGGAGAAACCATGGACCGGGCACAAGAGTTAGACCTGATTGAGGAAAAAAGAGAACGGGCCGCTATACGAATGGAAGCTTATCGGAGCAGGATAATGAAGGCGTTCAATCAAAAGATCAAGCCCCGAGACTTCCAGATAGGAGACCTGGTGTTGAAGAAGGTTAACCCGGCAGGAGAGGTAAAGAAGCTGGAAGCAAAATGGGAATGA